The Primulina eburnea isolate SZY01 chromosome 6, ASM2296580v1, whole genome shotgun sequence genome contains a region encoding:
- the LOC140835238 gene encoding small ribosomal subunit protein uS2-like — protein MATLQRALSAKEADIQMMLAAEVHLGTKNCDFQMERYVFKRRNDGIYIINVGRTWEKLQMAARVIVAIENPQDIIVQSARPYGQRAVLKFAQYTGAHAIAGRHTPGTFTNQLQTSFSEPRLLVLTDPRTDHQPIKEAALYNIPTIAFCDTDSPMRHVDIGIPANNKGKHSIGCLFWLLARMVLQMRGVIAPGHKWDVMVDLFFYREPEESKEQQEEEIPALPDYADYSAAAAGADWSSGQIPDAQWTPDMVGTMPPVAGGWNADTAAGDGWDAAAAPAMAAAPAVDIVPGVVASGWE, from the exons ATGGCGACTCTGCAAAGGGCATTGTCTGCAAAGGAGGCGGATATACAGATGATGCTGGCCGCCGAAGTTCATCTCGGCACCAAAAACTGCGATTTTCAGATGGAGCGTTACGTATTTAAGCGCCGAAACGACG GAATTTACATCATCAACGTCGGAAGAACTTGGGAAAAACTTCAAATGGCTGCCAGAGTAATTGTTGCAATTGAGAATCCTCAAGACATTATTGTTCAGTCTGCCAGACCATATGGTCAGAGAGCTGTCCTCAAGTTTGCTCAATATACTGGTGCTCATGCAATTGCTGGTCGACACACACCTGGAACTTTCACCAACCAGCTTCAGACTTCATTCAGTGAACCTAGGCTTTTGGTTCTTACCGACCCAAGAACCGATCATCAG CCTATCAAAGAAGCTGCTCTCTATAACATCCCCACCATAGCTTTCTGTGACACTGACTCTCCAATGCGTCATGTCGATATTGGTATTCCTGCCAATAACAAGGGAAAGCACAGCATTGGCTGTCTTTTTTGGCTCTTGGCTAGGATGGTTCTCCAGATGCGAGGTGTGATTGCACCTGGTCACAAATGGGATGTCATG GTTGATCTCTTTTTCTACCGAGAGCCTGAGGAATCTAAGGAACAACAGGAGGAGGAAATTCCAGCTCTCCCTGATTATGCTGATTATTCGGCTGCTGCAGCTGGAGCTGATTGGTCCAGTGGTCAGATTCCAGATGCCCAATGGACTCCTGATATGGTTGGTACCATGCCACCAGTTGCAGGTGGTTGGAATGCTGACACTG CTGCCGGTGATGGATGGGATGCAGCTGCTGCACCAGCCATGGCTGCTGCTCCGGCTGTCGACATAGTGCCGGGTGTTGTTGCCAGTGGCTGGGAGTAG
- the LOC140835232 gene encoding probable thimet oligopeptidase — protein METKGKKKERRNLIALTGAAALVAVAVNFAIVAVNTHYKNRRKKTVPGSNFRINLSASEMLRLADHIVAKSKEIHDAVALVSLDKVTYANAIQPLAELEALHFPLIQSCVFPKLVSGSEDIRKASAEAERRIDAHISTCSKREDVYRVVRTFAAQGKWQSPEVKRFVQYLVRDFERNGLNLTSTKREELQRLRTQIDELSLRYIKNINDDNSFILLHEMELVGLPLDFLKTLDKAENGKFMVMLRSHHVAPILDLCKVGSTRKSVAIAYGQRCEVNLPVLEKLIQLRHKLARLLGYANYAEYAIDIRMASSSTKVFEFLEKISTSLTDLASKELSLLKELKRKEEGELSFGIEDLQYYVKRVKEQQFDVDFEVIKQYFPVGLVLSGIFKICQDLFGLRFEEVADADTDVWHQDVQLFSVFDLSSGELLGYFYLDLYSRKGKYSHTCVVSLQNGSNIKNARQIPVAVLISQLQKEVNRHSTLLRFSEVVNLFHEFGHVVHHICNRAPFARFSGLLVDPDLVEIPSLVLEHWCYENNFLKMVSGFHQDITKPIDDDLCRLLERCRFSFSAIKLKQEIVYCLFDQIIHSVENVDMLGLLNHLHSKFMLGLPMLEGTNPASCFPRTVIGYEATCYSRIWSEVFAADIFATKFRDDIFNQNAGMQFRKKVLCAGGAKDPLEMLTDFLGREPSLQAFIDSKNH, from the exons ATGGAGACAAAGGGGAAGAAGAAAGAGAGGAGGAATTTAATAGCTTTAACAGGCGCCGCTGCTCTTGTGGCCGTTGCAGTCAACTTTGCTATCGTTGCAGTCAATACCCATTATAAAAATCGCAGGAAAAAAA CTGTTCCTGGATCAAATTTTAGGATAAATTTATCTGCCTCTGAAATGCTGCGATTGGCAGATCACATTGTTGCAAAATCTAAGGAAATTCACGATGCAGTTGCTTTAGTTTCACTAGACAAG GTAACTTATGCCAATGCTATTCAACCATTAGCTGAACTAGAAGCACTTCATTTTCCTCTGATACAATCTTGTGTGTTCCCAAAATTGGTATCCGGTTCTGAAGATATTCGTAAGGCTAGTGCTGAAGCTGAGCGGCGAATTGATGCTCATATCTCCACATGCAG TAAGCGCGAAGATGTTTACCGTGTTGTCAGAACTTTCGCAGCACAAGGGAAATGGCAGAGCCCTGAAGTTAAACGCTTTGTTCAGTATTTG GTTCGAGACTTTGAACGGAATGGATTAAATCTTACATCCACAAAGAGGGAGGAATTACAGCGGCTGAGGACTCAAATAGATGAGCTAAGTTTGCGATACATCAAAAATATAAATGATGACAATTCATTTATTCTTCTCCATGAAATGGAGCTAGTTGGTTTACCTCTAGATTTTCTTAAG ACTTTGGACAAAGCTGAAAATGGTAAATTCATGGTCATGCTGAGAAGCCATCATGTTGCACCCATCCTGGATTTATGCaag GTAGGGTCAACCAGGAAGTCGGTAGCTATTGCTTATGGCCAGAGATGTGAAGTCAATCTCCCCGTATTGGAAAAGCTG ATCCAGTTGAGGCATAAACTTGCCAGGTTACTTGGCTATGCGAACTATGCAGAGTATGCCATTGATATTAGAATGGCAAGCTCATCGACAAAG GTGTTCGAGTTCTTAGAGAAAATATCGACAAGCTTAACTGATTTGGCCTCAAAGGAACTTTCTCTGTTAAAAGAATTGAAG AGAAAAGAGGAGGGTGAACTTTCATTTGGAATTGAGGACCTACAGTACTATGTAAAGAGGGTCAAAGAACAGCAATTTGATGTGGATTTTGAAGTTATTAAACAGTACTTCCCCGTTGGTTTAGTTTTATCAGGAATCTTTAAAATCTGCCAGGACCTTTTTG GCTTAAGATTTGAGGAAGTAGCAGACGCAGACACAGATGTTTGGCATCAAGACGTGCAACTTTTTTCAGTTTTTGATTTGAGCTCTGGTGAACTACTGGGTTATTTCTATCTCGATTTGTATTCCAG GAAAGGAAAATACAGCCACACTTGTGTCGTATCTCTTCAGAATGGTTCAAATATTAAGAATGCAAGACAG ATTCCCGTGGCTGTATTAATTTCTCAGTTGCAGAAGGAAGTTAACAGACACTCCACCTTGCTGCGATTCTCCGAAGTAGTGAACTTATTCCATGAGTTTGGTCATGTG GTCCATCATATTTGCAATCGTGCCCCCTTTGCTAGATTTTCTGGCTTACTAGTGGATCCTGATCTTGTGGAGATCCCTTCCCTCGTATTGGAACACTG GTGTTATGAAAACAACTTTCTTAAAATGGTCTCTGGTTTCCATCAG GATATCACGAAGCCAATCGATGATGACTTATGTAGATTGCTTGAAAGATGTAGATTTTCATTCTCAGCAATCAAATTGAAACAAGAGATTGTTTATT GTCTTTTTGATCAGATCATACATTCCGTGGAAAATGTGGACATGCTTGGGCTGTTGAATCATCTTCATTCAAAG TTCATGTTAGGATTGCCAATGTTAGAAGGAACAAACCCAGCATCATGCTTTCCTCGTACAGTCATTGGCTACGAAGCCACTTGTTACAGTCGGATATGGAGTGAG GTTTTTGCAGCCGATATATTTGCCACAAAGTTCCGTGATGACATATTTAACCAAAATGCTGGGATGCAGTTCCGGAAGAAG GTATTATGTGCAGGTGGTGCAAAAGACCCATTGGAGATGTTGACAGATTTTCTCGGAAGGGAGCCTTCGTTACAAGCTTTCATAGACAgcaaaaatcattaa
- the LOC140835237 gene encoding NADH dehydrogenase [ubiquinone] flavoprotein 1, mitochondrial: MACIKSILFLQRTALVRRSSENWGLATRFFGTTQAATTSATPQPPPPPPPPEKTHFGGLKDEDRIFTNVYGIHDPFLKGAMKRGDWYRTKDLVLKGADWIVNDMKKSGLRGRGGAGFPSGLKWSFMPKTSDGRPSYLVVNADESEPGTCKDREIMRHDPHKLLEGCLIAGVGMRASAAYIYIRGEYVNERKNLEKARKEAYEAGFLGKNACGSGYDFDVHIHFGAGAYICGEETALLESLEGKQGKPRLKPPFPANAGLYGCPTTVTNVETVAVSPTILRRGPEWFASFGRKNNSGTKLFCISGHVNKPCTVEEEMSIPLRELLERHCGGVRGGWDNLLAVIPGGSSVPLLPKNICEDVLMDFDALKAVQSGLGTAAVIVMDKSTDVVDAIARLSYFYKHESCGQCTPCREGTGWLWMIMERLKVGNAKLEEIDMLQEVTKQIEGHTICALGDAAAWPVQGLIRHFRPELERRIRERADRELQLAAAA; the protein is encoded by the exons ATG GCATGTATAAAGAGCATTCTTTTTCTGCAAAGAACTGCTTTGGTTCGGAGGTCTAGTGAAAATTGGGGCCTGGCAACTAGGTTTTTCGGTACCACCCAGGCCGCGACAACTTCTGCTACACCGCagcctcctccacctccacctcctccaGAAAAAACCCATTTTGGTGGCCTTAAAGATGAGGATCGCATTTTTACGAATGTATATGGCATACATGATCCTTTTCTCAAAGGTGCCATGAAACGTGGAGACTGGTATCGGACAAAAGATCTGGTGCTCAAGGGTGCTGACTGGATTGTTAATGACATGAAGAAATCTGGTCTTCGTGGACGTGGTGGAGCTGGTTTTCCTTCTGGTCTTAAATGGTCCTTTATGCCCAAGACTTCTGATGGCCGCCCATCATATCTTGTTGTTAATGCCGATGAAAGTGAACCTGGAACATGCAAAGATAGAGAAATCATGCGCCACGATCCACACAAATTACTTGAAGGTTGTCTAATTGCTGGAGTAGGAATGAGGGCGTCAGCTGCATATATTTACATTCGAGGTGAATATGTTAATGAAAGGAAGAACCTTGAGAAGGCCAGGAAAGAAGCTTATGAAGCTGGATTTTTGGGGAAGAATGCCTGTGGATCAGGTTATGATTTTGACGTACATATCCACTTTGGTGCGGGGGCTTATATTTGTGGTGAAGAGACAGCTCTTCTGGAGAGCCTCGAGGGTAAGCAAGGAAAACCTAGGTTGAAGCCACCCTTTCCAGCCAATGCAGGACTATATGGCTGCCCCACTACCGTTACAAATGTCGAAACAGTGGCTGTTTCACCCACCATATTAAGGCGTGGACCTGAATGGTTTGCCAGTTTTGGGAGAAAAAACAATTCCGGAACAAAACTTTTTTGCATCTCCGGTCACGTAAACAAGCCTTGCACAGTTGAAGAGGAGATGAGTATACCATTGAGAGAGCTCCTAGAACGACACTGCGGAGGTGTTCGGGGAGGATGGGACAACTTACTCGCTGTTATACCTGGTGGCTCGTCAGTTCCATTACTTCCCAAGAACATATGTGAGGATGTGCTCATGGATTTTGATGCACTCAAGGCTGTTCAGTCGGGATTGGGAACTGCTGCTGTCATTGTAATGGATAAGTCAACTGATGTAGTAGATGCTATAGCTCGACTGTCTTACTTCTACAAGCATGAGAGTTGTGGTCAGTGTACGCCTTGTAGAGAAGGCACAGGATGGCTCTGGATGATCATGGAGAGATTGAAGGTGGGAAATGCGAAATTGGAGGAGATCGACATGCTTCAGGAGGTGACCAAGCAAATTGAAGGCCACACAATCTGTGCCTTGGGTGATGCTGCTGCTTGGCCAGTTCAGGGGCTTATCAGGCACTTTAGACCAGAACTTGAAAGAAGGATCAGGGAGCGAGCAGATAGAGAGTTACAACTGGCTGCTGCTGCTTAA
- the LOC140835236 gene encoding urease, whose translation MKLSPREMDKLMLHNAGALAQKRLARGLRLNHAESVALISSQILEFVRNGDKSVVELMDLGRQLLGRRQVLPSVHYLLHTVQVEGTFHDGTKLITIHDPISSENGNLELALHGSFLPVPSVDRFPEVSDAKIPGELIVRPGQILINSGRKCIVLKVTNTGDRPIQVGSHYHFIEVNPYLVFDRRKAYGMRLNIPAGTATRFEPGDSKSVTLVRIGGTQVIRGGNRIVDGMVDETKIIEVMKTVHEGGFGVLEETDATEGVIEEGSPFSHSMHRETYANMYGPTTGDKIRLGDTDLIAEIERDSTVYGDECVFGGGKVLRDGMGQACGYCSLDCLDTVITNAVIVDYTGIFKADIGIKDGNIASLGKAGNPDIMNGVVSNMIIGVNTEVIAGEGMIVTAGAIDCHVHFICPQLAFEAITSGITTLVGGGTGPADGTRATTCTPAPFHMKLMLQSTDNLPLNFGFTGKGNTAKAEGLHEIIKAGAIGLKLHEDWGTTPAAIDRCLSVAEEYDVQVNIHTDTLNESGFVEHTIAAFEGRTIHTYHSEGAGGGHAPDIIKVCGVKNVLPSSTNPTRPFTSNTVDEHLDMLMVCHHLDKDIREDVAFAESRIRAETIAAEDILHDMGAISIISSDSQAMGRIGEVICRTWQTGHKMKVVRGPVDCNPSENDNLRIRRYIAKYTINPAIACGISDFVGSLEVGKLADLVLWKPSFFGAKPEMVIKGGTIAWSNMGDPNASIPTPEPVTMRPMFGAFGKAGSANSISFVSKVALDSGVKELYGLDKRVEAVGNVRKLTKLDMKLNDALPDITVDPETYTVTADGEVLTCTAADVVPLSRNYFLF comes from the exons ATGAAATTGTCACCCAGAGAAATGGACAAATTGATGCTCCATAATGCTGGAGCATTAGCCCAGAAGCGTTTGGCTCGTGGGTTAAGACTCAATCACGCTGAATCTGTTGCTCTTATATCATCTCAG ATATTGGAATTTGTGCGCAATGGTGATAAGAGTGTTGTGGAGTTGATGGATCTTGGGAGGCAGTTGTTGGGAAG AAGACAAGTTCTCCCATCTGTTCATTATCTTCTGCATACGGTTCAG GTTGAGGGGACTTTTCATGATGGGACAAAGTTGATCACAATCCATGATCCTATATCAAGTGAAAATGGAAACCTGGAGCTGGCTTTACATGGATCCTTTCTTCCAG TTCCTTCTGTGGACAGGTTTCCAGAAGTTTCAGATGCTAAAATTCCTGGTGAATTAATTGTTAGGCCaggccaaattttaatcaacTCTGGAAGAAAATGCATAGTTCTCAAAGTTACTAACACTGGAGACAGGCCAATTCAG GTTGGGAGTCATTATCACTTCATTGAGGTCAATCCATATTTGGTTTTCGATCGGAGGAAAGCATATGGCATGCGGCTAAATATCCCAGCTGGGACAGCTACACGTTTCGAG CCAGGGGACTCCAAAAGTGTTACTCTTGTCAGGATTGGAGGTACACAAGTTATTAGGGGAGGGAATAGAATCGTTGATGGTATGGTGGATGAAACCAAAATTATTGAAGTGATGAAAACTGTACATGAAGGAGGATTTGGTGTTCTGGAGGAAACAGATGCCAC AGAAGGTGTCATTGAAGAAGGATCTCCTTTTTCCCATTCAATGCATCGTGAAACCTATGCTAATATGTATGGCCCCACCACTGGCGACAAAATTCGGCTAGGAGACACTGATTTAATTGCAGAAATTGAAAGAGATTCTACTGTGTATGGGGATGAGTGTGTATTTGGTGGTGGAAAAGTTCTGAGAGATGGAATGGGACAGGCTTGTGGATATTGTTCGTTGGATTGTTTGGATACTGTTATCACAAACGCTGTGATAGTTGATTATACTGGAATCTTTAAGGCTGATATAGGCATTAAAGATGGTAATATTGCTTCTCTTGGAAAAGCAGGCAATCCAGATATCATGAATGGAGTCGTGAGCAATATGATAATAGGA GTAAATACAGAGGTTATAGCCGGAGAAGGAATGATTGTTACCGCGGGAGCTATAGATTGCCATGTGCATTTTATATGCCCTCAATTGGCATTTGAAGCAATAACAAGTG GCATCACTACATTGGTGGGAGGTGGTACAGGGCCTGCTGATGGAACGCGTGCTACTACTTGTACACCTGCACCATTTCACATGAAACTAATGTTGCAATCGACAGACAATTTACCCCTCAATTTTGGTTTCACTGGAAAA GGAAACACAGCGAAAGCAGAAGGGTTACATGAAATAATCAAGGCTGGTGCGATTGGATTAAAGCTTCATGAGGACTGGGGAACAACTCCAGCAGCAATTGATAGATGTTTGTCTGTTGCAGAAGAATACGATGTTCAG GTCAATATCCACACGGACACATTAAATGAATCTGGGTTTGTGGAGCATACTATTGCAGCATTTGAAGGTCGAACCATTCATACTTACCACAG TGAAGGGGCAGGTGGTGGTCATGCTCCAGATATCATTAAAGTTTGTGGTGTGAAAAATGTTCTCCCCTCGTCAACTAATCCTACACGCCCATTTACTTCCAATACAGTGGATGAGCATCTTGACATGCTT ATGGTCTGCCATCACCTTGACAAGGACATCAGAGAGGATGTCGCCTTTGCTGAGTCACGAATTCGTGCTGAAACAATAGCTGCAGAAGATATATTGCATGATATGGGTGCAATTAGTATCATATCTTCTGATTCGCAGGCCATGGGTCGTATCGGAGAG GTAATTTGCAGAACTTGGCAAACCGGTCATAAAATGAAGGTAGTGAGAGGGCCAGTTGACTGCAACCCATCAGAAAATGATAATTTGCGGATCAGGAGATACATTGCAAAGTACACAATCAATCCTGCTATAGCTTGTGGAATTTCTGATTTTGTTGGTTCACTTGAG GTGGGAAAGTTGGCTGATCTTGTTTTGTGGAAGCCCTCATTCTTTGGTGCTAAGCCAGAAATGGTGATCAAAGGTGGAACTATAGCATGGTCTAACATGGGCGATCCAAATGCAAGCATCCCAACTCCAGAACCG GTCACCATGAGGCCAATGTTTGGAGCATTTGGCAAAGCTGGGAGTGCTAATTCAATTTCTTTTGTCAGCAAG GTGGCTCTAGACTCTGGGGTGAAAGAGCTATACGGACTTGATAAACGGGTGGAAGCCGTAGGCAATGTGAGGAAACTCACAAAGCTCGACATGAAGCTCAACGACGCCCTTCCAGACATCACAGTTGATCCAGAGACATACACAGTGACAGCAGATGGAGAGGTTCTTACCTGCACAGCAGCCGACGTTGTTCCGCTCTCTCGGAATTATTTCCTTTTCTAG
- the LOC140833641 gene encoding uncharacterized protein: protein MRVLTNFLWRLPSKILNSGISLLNMKTSLNTEAMSKRRRPLHTCGASILAIGHNALTKAQDFDEPLGLMAKKAVSCFDTFFPFIYNILYQWLAMLSFMDDHILTVEHAVEFVFPPSKCLFDKMDILVCDAEVLPEKFDDILRRVSMIVHKFPFLDWVFGFVISWLHFLVSVLNLWGSKDVVTSGKEIRVGASCNNVEEKEASNSKNFEGMETTINRLEFFEDIQSDENSPMFKSAVSSPFPDLSREESDEFGITGSVSKLNSMKCTYKEMLQSGTRENIDKH from the exons ATGAGAGTTCTCACGAATTTCCTTTGGAGGCTTCCTAGCAAGATCTTGAATTCTGGGATTTCTCTATTGAATATG AAGACAAGTCTAAATACGGAAGCAATGAGCAAACGACGCCGTCCTCTGCATACTTGTGGGGCATCAATCTTAGCAATTGGCCATAATGCACTAACAAAAGCACAAGATTTTGATGAACCGTTGGGATTGATGGCAAAAAAAGCTGTCTCGTGCTTTGACACGTTCTTCCCTTTCATATACAACATACTCTATCAATGGCTAGCGATGCTATCTTTCATGGATGATCACATCCTCACTGTTGAGCATGCAGTGGAGTTCGTTTTCCCTCCATCCAAGTGTCTCTTTGataagatggatattcttgtctgTGATGCAGAAGTTTTACCAGAGAaatttgatgatattttgagaAGAGTTAGTATGATTGTGCATAAATTCCCATTTCTTGATTGGGTTTTTGGTTTTGTAATTTCATGGTTGCATTTTCTTGTCTCCGTTTTGAATCTGTGGGGATCAAAAGATGTTGTTACAAGTGGAAAGGAGATAAGGGTTGGTGCTAGTTGCAATAACGTCGAAGAAAAAGAAGCTTCAAATTCAAAGAATTTTGAAGGAATGGAGACAACAATTAACAGACTGGAGTTTTTTGAAGATATACAATCTGATGAAAATTCTCCAATGTTTAAGTCAGCGGTTTCATCTCCATTTCCGGATTTGTCACGAGAGGAGAGTGATGAATTTGGGATAACGGGTAGTGTGAGCAAGTTGAATTCTATGAAGTGCACGTATAAGGAAATGCTCCAGAGTGGGACAAGGGAAAATATTGATAAACATTAA